A window of the Chloroflexus sp. Y-396-1 genome harbors these coding sequences:
- a CDS encoding CpsD/CapB family tyrosine-protein kinase yields the protein MFRLRKKQTHEMPTELALTIETADGNLRRSFAGEQIAQIRRMLTDLIVEQRLPSRIGFTAALRGEGVSYITLATAVTLAHDTGKRVCVVELNWLAPGMLSVLNPPPAQQKGSRRREPPPAPCPLPTLPGVAEVLRGQATLAEALLATNYAGLFLLPAGLASAHQRPLLARGNELRTLVETLDEQFDHVLFDLPTVIETSDTLALAALTQACTLVVRQGVTPITEVQRALNDIKHIPVLGVILNQAQIATPRWILRLIPQE from the coding sequence ATGTTTAGATTGCGGAAAAAACAGACCCATGAGATGCCAACAGAGTTGGCATTAACCATCGAGACGGCTGACGGCAATCTGCGCCGCTCCTTCGCCGGTGAGCAGATCGCCCAGATCCGGCGGATGTTAACTGACCTGATCGTCGAGCAGCGTTTGCCGAGTCGGATCGGGTTTACTGCTGCATTGCGAGGCGAAGGTGTAAGTTATATCACGTTGGCCACTGCCGTGACGCTGGCTCACGATACCGGTAAGCGGGTTTGTGTTGTGGAGCTGAACTGGCTCGCGCCGGGTATGTTGAGCGTGCTTAATCCACCGCCGGCGCAACAAAAAGGTAGCCGACGTCGTGAACCACCGCCTGCTCCGTGTCCACTCCCCACTCTTCCTGGTGTTGCTGAGGTGTTGCGTGGTCAGGCAACCCTCGCCGAAGCGTTACTAGCGACAAATTATGCCGGTCTCTTTCTATTACCGGCCGGATTGGCGTCGGCTCATCAGCGGCCATTGCTCGCTCGTGGCAATGAGCTTCGGACACTTGTTGAGACCCTGGATGAGCAGTTCGACCACGTGTTGTTCGATTTACCGACGGTGATCGAGACTAGCGATACGCTGGCGTTAGCGGCTTTGACCCAGGCCTGTACGCTGGTGGTGCGGCAGGGAGTAACACCGATAACCGAAGTTCAACGTGCCCTCAACGATATAAAGCACATACCGGTATTGGGAGTTATTCTCAATCAGGCTCAGATTGCCACTCCACGCTGGATCCTGCGCCTGATCCCTCAGGAGTAG